The DNA sequence GAAGAGGCTGGACCAGGCCCCAGGAGCTGAGGCACGAGGCCTGAGCGATTAGTGGATGGGCCTGGCTGAGTCGGGTTGAAACCGCTTGAGCGGATGTCCTCATCCAGTGAAGAGCCCTGTGGGGCGAGCGCGCGGCCCCGCCCGTCTGGCGCCCGTCGAGCGGGTTGGAAGCGGTCGCACACCGCGCCCTTGACGACCTGGACGCACTTGAGTCCGGTGAAACGGGTCAAAGCCGACGAATCGGGGGCGGAAGGGGCGCCGTGCCAGTTGTGCCACGCCTACGCGTCGACCTTCGACCCGTTGCTGCAATGTGACGATCTGCGGGCCCATCATTTCTGCCTACTATTTAGTTCGGGCTTGGGTCAACGCGGCTCGGAGGATGAAGGATTGCGGGGTTTCCTGCCCGTGGATGTGCGGCGAGAATTGCGGCGCGGATCACGCTTGAAATGCGTGTATTGTAAGCAAAAGGGCGCTACGGTGGGGTGTGCCCGCTCCACGTGTAAGAAGAGTTATCATTTGCCGTGCGGCATGCGGAACAAATCGGTCCAGCAATACTTTGATCAGTTCAAGTCCTTTTGTTCCGCCCATCGTCCCGTGCAGAAGGTCGCACCAACGGCGGTGCGACCCGCCCAGGTGGCTCGGCCCGAGTGCGGCTTGTGCGCGCGAGCCTTGGATAAGCTCCGACCGACTTTTTACGTGCTGCGGGCGCCGTGCTGCGGCGGGTGGTTACACCGTGATTGTTTGCAGAGCGCCATTCTAGCCGAGGCCGGTACTCAGTGCCCGTTGTGTTTCGACAACACCGTTTTTGCCCGGGAAATCCGGATCTATGGACTCTACTTTCCCGTTGAAGGGCTTAAACCCCGCCCTACCTGGCCCACGGGCGCTCCACCGCCCCCCATAAAAGTGTGTGGCGCCAAGTTTTGCATCTGTCCCCGGGGTCGGCAATTGGGCGAAGGCCCGCCTGATCATGATTGGTACCTGACCCGTTGTGCCGCTTGTCAAAGTCGCGGTATTCATGCGGCTTGCGGTGGCTTAACCGCTTACCAAGATCCGCTCTGGTTGTGCTACGCCTGTCGCATGGTGGTGCGGGAAACGCCGGAGAATCGTGGTTTACGCTTCAAATGGGGTACGGCCCGACAAATGCGGCACGGCCATGAGTTCCGAACAGCCCAAGAGCTCAAAGCCGACTTAAAGCGCACCATCTACCGTTTATCTCAGACCCTTGAGAGCCCGGATAATGAGGTCTCCACCCATGGTCCCTCTTGTCCACCACCCGTTCATCGTTCACAGCCTCCTCCAGTTCCTCCTCCTGGCCCGTCCACGGCTTCCGCGGCTCCTCTGCCGCCTCCCACGACGCCGACGGCCCCCACTTATCGGATCGATCCCAAAGAGCACTACAATCTCACCTTGGAAGATCTCATTGTCCGGGGTCTGAATCGCGAGTACAATCCCACCTTCAAGAAGCCACCCTCGATCTCGTCTGGGCCCCAATCGCCCACCAAAGAATCCTCGCCCGGAGACTCGGATTATGAGAGCTCCCAAGAGAGCCACTCATCTGGTGGCCAAGCGAATCCGCGACCCCAAGGCTTGTCGTCTCAATCGCCGAGCGTTCCGGGATCAGCCTCCAATTTGGATGCCAAGATCCATGCCAAAATCAAAgactatttcaaaaaagacCATGACCATGCTTAAAAAGCAACGCATGGTCATGCATCATCCAAGCATGCCGTTGTTCTTCCTGGTGAACCAATGCAACCACCTTGGTCCCATTTCCGAGTCCCAACCAAGTGGGAAAGACCCTCTAGGGCAATAAACCTGAACCTGACCAAGACCAACGAGAAACAGTCCAGCAAAATCGATTGTCGTTCAGAATGAGTCTACTTAAGGATGGCCCGTTTCCCAGGTTCTCCTTCTGGTGATCTGGACACGAAACTCAATTCCGAATGTTACAAAGAAATATCACGCCCTATCAAAATTGACATGTGAAAAAGAGCATCTAAAAGAGTTTACGAATTAGAACCAGTCAAAGAGAATATACATCCAACCACTATACTTTCACACAATGACACTGTTTTCATTACTGATATCGATGATATTTGTAGAGTGTTATTGCCTTCTTAAAACGTTTTAATCGCGTAATATTTGTGTGAGGAAGAATTGGAAAAGCAGTCAACGGCTTTGACTAATTAGCCCGGtaggtggtggtgatgatttTTAATCAGCGATCTCACTTGCCTTTCCgtttcttttgacttttccGAACCGCTCCCGTGAACGTCTCCGCCGCATCATTGGACCCAACGGAGACGTCTCCGTTCTGAATCTCGTCTCGCATCGGCGACTGAGCAATCTTCTGCTGAGCTTCCATATAGAACATGAGATCACGCATTTGCTCTTGCAGCTCCTTGACTTCCGCGTCCTTGGCCGTCTTCACATCCAAGAGTTGATTCTCAAAGCGATCCACGCGTTTCTGGTATTCGCCCTGATTTCGTCGCAAGCTCTCGTTCATCTGCTTCTCTTCTTGGAGCTCAAGGTGCAGTTTCTGGAACTTGGAGTTCATTTGGGCGAGCTTCTGGTCGCTTTTGGCCTTCTCCTTTGAGAGCACGAGCAACTTAACCTCCATTTGCTTGCTCTCCTCCACAGACTTGCGAGCTCGACTCACCACCTCTTCCATTTCTTGCGAGGCGCTCTCTTCCATCCGCGAGATCTTCTCCTCGTAATATCTACGTTGAGCCTCCAATTGCGAGGTCAACAGATATGTGTACTCCAATTGGATCGAGTCCATCTTCTCGTCGGAATTGACGGACACGCCATCCACGGTTTTCCCACTACTTTGTTTACCCTCGTGGGCATGAGGCCCCTCTTGGGCCTCCACAAACTTGCCATCACAACCGTCCGTTTGAACCAATCGATGGACGAAATTATCACCTACGTAGTCCCACACGCGATTCTGACCCAGTTCCAGGGTGTAATTGTGACCCGTGTCTTTAAAGTGAGCGTGCGAATGCCCGCCCACATACCTGGAAAACGCCGTGTTTATAATTCAAACATGCGCCAAAATCAGGATGGATTCATACCTGCCGCATCCCACGTAACCGCACACGAGACACATCCACAAATCGTCAGAGCTTTGGCACTCGGAGCAGATCTCCTCCTCCACCCGATTCGGGGTCTGAATGTAGCGACACACGGGACAAGTGGAATCACTCCATTGGGCCAAACAAGACCCATGGAACGTGTGGTTACATAGGATGGTCAATACCGTGGAGATGGACTCGTCCATTTCTAGGGCGGgtacaataataataataataataatcatcatcatcagacACGAGCTCGACTGGATGGCCCTAATCAATAAATAGCAACTGAGAGCCACActcgaaacaaaaaaaagagctttGATTCTCATTGGGTGAGCCTTGGCTCAACGACCAACCATCTCTTAAATTGAACCTATTGGATGGCCTTAAACTGATGACAtactttcaattggaaaacGAAGCTTCAACTTCAATTGTTCTGGCaaaaaccaaggaggaaattACGCGGTGCTGATTGAGGACTGTACTCATTATCCATCCCAACATTTGTGCAATTTGGGTCCTTGCCAGCGAGgtgccgcaggcttgcgccgctgcctaggcgcccccaggccctggCAACCGAAAGATTTGGTTAGGTTTTGGTCAGGTTAGGTCTAAAAGATTACCATGGTTACTAACTAACAAAGTCACTCTGCACAAATGTTGAGATGGATAACAGTTACAGTTGAGGACTTGATGTTGGCTGGGTCTACTTACTTTCCAGGCAAATACTGCAGAGCGGCAATTCCGTATGTCCAGCCAACGGGTAATACTCGGATTCGCGGCAAGTCTCGACCTTGCTCACGTACACCAACGAGCACACATCTTCCTCAATTGAGTTGAAGCGGGCCCCGTTGAAGGCCTGAAAGAACTCGTCGGCCGGTTCTTGACACTTGAACCGTAACAACACCATATACTGATTGGGGCTGCCATCCTGGATGATCCGCATCATTTCCAAATCCTCCCGAGACGGCGCCGTGAACTGCAGCAAGTCCAGCGTCTTGATCTTGGACGGAACGCCTAAAATGCACAACATGGGACTGCGAATGACGCCATCTTCCAGCGACGTGGCCTGATTCTCCTTGTACAAATGAATCACGCCTTTGGTGACCTCGACAAATGGATTGCCCGAGACGAACTTGAGCACGTCCTCGCCGGTTTCGGCCGAACTTACGACCGAGGCGGCTCGCGACACACTTGAAGCTACGGCCGAGGCCACAGACGCACCCAGACACAACGAGGCGTCGGGCCCGTCATCCGGCGGAGAGCTCTCTTTCGAAGTGGACGCCTCACGGCTGACGCTCATGGTGGAATCCCAGTTGCGAAACGTGGTGATGGTCAAGGTCGAGTGACTCCGACGCCCACGGGCTCGGCGAGCGCGGGCCAATCCCACTTCCGGATCGTGAGGCGGGCGGAGCGTGAGCGTGTCAAAAACGTCCTCCAGCGATTTGCCCCGATTGTACGAGATGTCGGGGCTCAATTCCGGCGCTGGACTGTCGAGCTCGATCTGGATGGCGCAGAAATTGACGCGGCTGAGTGGCGGCCCTGCCTGGCCGAGTCGAGTCGAGGGCGGGTGGCCGGGAATCAGGGCGTGGGCGGGCGCGGCCAGGCCGGCGCCCGAATCAGATGAAGATGAGGAGAAAGATgcggaggaggcggaggagggtGGCGGCGAGGCGATGGGCCCAGGACGGATAGCGATGATTGGATGGGCGGCGGATGAGCCCCAACGGGACATGACCGTCGTCGTTCGGGCATGAACCGCGATTAGCCGCACATGATGATGGGGAGGCAGCCCGCACTCGATCACGAGAGATTCAGAGAGTCCGATGCGGATGGGGATTGAACGGGCTCTGACCGTGGGATAGGGCAAGTAGGCGGGTCGGATGGGGGGTGGCACGGGCGATGGGACACTAGTATCGAATTAGGATGGATAATCCTGGCCAGAGAGGATGGGAACGACGAGCCCAGGAGAGGTAATGATAGGTCAGCCCAACCATTTTCAAGAGAAATCTTGAAATGTCAACAATGGTGAACGCTGAATGAGGGTGACCCCAAAATGGGGCCGACATTACTGATGGGACCAATCTGCAGTTTGAATGACAGATTGCTGCAAACAGCAATTTCAGCTCCGCTTGATCAGTTTGCAAACTGTTTGGAGCAGATTTAGCTGATTTCAGGTAAGCCAAATTGagacatatttttcttcttcttaaagCATAAGTTCTATAGATTGTTTGGAGTAAATGTAGTCTTTTTAGTATTGGGCTGATTGAAAAGGAACTGTATGAATAGCCAATCAAAAACCACACCcttcatgacaaaatatgGTCTAATCCAAACCATCAAAAGtgccaattttggaaatcCTGAATCAGTGCGTTCTTTCAGCTTTGCGAATATTTTACTTTTGCGTCCAAAACTATCAAAGTGAATCTTTAAGATCACGGATCTTTGTTGGTTAAGACCTTCCTTATGGTCTTTTTTCACGTTAGAACTCACTTTACTATGGTATTTAAACTTGATGAGATATTTAaagctttggccaaaaatcgTCTTGACTTTTACTCTCCAATTTGGCCAGCCAAGACTTTAGGACAAGAAATCAACCTGACCATTTGTTGATGGGCCCCATTTGGCGTGACAGTGTGGCAAAATATTACCATGAGATAATATGTAAGCGGTGTTGAATAACATTCCTCATCGTTCATTCAGAACAATGTTCAATTCAAGAAATAAGGtcttcaattgcatttttatgacccataatttcaattattcattGGCAATGAAACGAAACAAATATCTATTGGTCTGGATATAGCTTAAGAATGGGAGTGGGCTGTATCTATAATATCTGATTCAGAGACACTAGTCTTCCAGCTATTCAGTttcagtcaataattttggcAATTCATAATCAAATCAGGTTTATCAGTAGCACATAATAAGTGGTCAGTTACTcaactttacattcatttaagGTGCACCATTGTCGTTCTCATCTGAATTGCAAAGGAAGTGTCTCAAGATAAAGTTTATAAAACTTTATTTCCGATCAATCTGAATCAAGCAGTGAATATACTGCTCAAAGGTCCTAATCAACCGGCAACTATTGTTATCATGGAATTTGTGTCCTTTTGGCAACGGGAAGCACGTCTCAATGAGCACATCTCCATCCAAGGCAAtgctctaatattcgtagggcttatgtaggcgttaatccagtagcaggatttaagtcagacttgg is a window from the Tigriopus californicus strain San Diego chromosome 2, Tcal_SD_v2.1, whole genome shotgun sequence genome containing:
- the LOC131892733 gene encoding uncharacterized protein LOC131892733, producing the protein MSSSSEEPCGASARPRPSGARRAGWKRSHTAPLTTWTHLSPVKRVKADESGAEGAPCQLCHAYASTFDPLLQCDDLRAHHFCLLFSSGLGQRGSEDEGLRGFLPVDVRRELRRGSRLKCVYCKQKGATVGCARSTCKKSYHLPCGMRNKSVQQYFDQFKSFCSAHRPVQKVAPTAVRPAQVARPECGLCARALDKLRPTFYVLRAPCCGGWLHRDCLQSAILAEAGTQCPLCFDNTVFAREIRIYGLYFPVEGLKPRPTWPTGAPPPPIKVCGAKFCICPRGRQLGEGPPDHDWYLTRCAACQSRGIHAACGGLTAYQDPLWLCYACRMVVRETPENRGLRFKWGTARQMRHGHEFRTAQELKADLKRTIYRLSQTLESPDNEVSTHGPSCPPPVHRSQPPPVPPPGPSTASAAPLPPPTTPTAPTYRIDPKEHYNLTLEDLIVRGLNREYNPTFKKPPSISSGPQSPTKESSPGDSDYESSQESHSSGGQANPRPQGLSSQSPSVPGSASNLDAKIHAKIKDYFKKDHDHA
- the LOC131892732 gene encoding BRCA1-associated protein-like, which translates into the protein MSRWGSSAAHPIIAIRPGPIASPPPSSASSASFSSSSSDSGAGLAAPAHALIPGHPPSTRLGQAGPPLSRVNFCAIQIELDSPAPELSPDISYNRGKSLEDVFDTLTLRPPHDPEVGLARARRARGRRSHSTLTITTFRNWDSTMSVSREASTSKESSPPDDGPDASLCLGASVASAVASSVSRAASVVSSAETGEDVLKFVSGNPFVEVTKGVIHLYKENQATSLEDGVIRSPMLCILGVPSKIKTLDLLQFTAPSREDLEMMRIIQDGSPNQYMVLLRFKCQEPADEFFQAFNGARFNSIEEDVCSLVYVSKVETCRESEYYPLAGHTELPLCSICLEKMDESISTVLTILCNHTFHGSCLAQWSDSTCPVCRYIQTPNRVEEEICSECQSSDDLWMCLVCGYVGCGRYVGGHSHAHFKDTGHNYTLELGQNRVWDYVGDNFVHRLVQTDGCDGKFVEAQEGPHAHEGKQSSGKTVDGVSVNSDEKMDSIQLEYTYLLTSQLEAQRRYYEEKISRMEESASQEMEEVVSRARKSVEESKQMEVKLLVLSKEKAKSDQKLAQMNSKFQKLHLELQEEKQMNESLRRNQGEYQKRVDRFENQLLDVKTAKDAEVKELQEQMRDLMFYMEAQQKIAQSPMRDEIQNGDVSVGSNDAAETFTGAVRKSQKKRKGK